A portion of the Phaenicophaeus curvirostris isolate KB17595 chromosome 17, BPBGC_Pcur_1.0, whole genome shotgun sequence genome contains these proteins:
- the MN1 gene encoding transcriptional activator MN1 — protein sequence MFGLEQFEPQSGGRSGGQAAERGFGQPGLSMSAHFKAPAFPADPALGALGEPPLLGVNMSLPGDAYGFGSRGPAELHGGAGAPGAPAAAGGGGGGGGGGGAGMQPGVHGFFGGQQAHGGALHPHQHPPPFGGGFGPDPGASCVHGGRLLGYGGQTAFADGYEHMAESQGGEGFGQQRPDFQHHGAGGSSHAVPAPCLPLDQSPNRAASFHGLPAAGSSEPHGLEQQRRLPAQGGVDSLEYNYPGDGHFEMPVFSPSEPEGQLPHYGGGRQVPAGGGGFAGAAGLPRGPGLAVAKAHPPPPQQQHGVFFERFGGARKMPAGLEPGPGSRHPLMPPQQPPPQPPPGLLARQNSCPPAVPRQQAAEPGAPNPGLQDNGPLMQNQHAQFEYPIHRLENRNMHPYADPVFNMQHPPPQQPPNQRLQHFDAPYVSVAKRPRFDFPGNPGVERCASWAGGMHGPAMESHLSPTGYPGLPADFTPPAPDAFGGPMAHGPEHPAMAQRQNAALVMKQMASRSQQRLRPPSLQQLGHHGEVGPPGALPPPAFEREPGGGGRGGFDPSTPHVAPDGAWFAGPPPAELMPRRMAGPGLPAEAAAHELGLQPGGSAVLFRPGAGGLGLQEPLRMAGEGPAQALPSPGIHPPFAPAMGGLSQLQSPGGGVAMPSAPAERRGPADFAAQPGFPFAAAARQPSAHGAAPALSASPGAYPPAPSEFPPPPPPRPAASKLGALSLGSFSKPASKDNVFGQSCLAALSTACQNMIASLGAPNLNVTFNKKSPAEAKRKLSQAEPDPPPPAAPDYFPAGPPAGGGGAGKASGAAPLLPAESSLSPGYALEPAAGGEGKAGGGRGRGRRKRDSGHVSPGTFFEKFSATEGGGAGVSPGQPAVPVAAGGPPGAAGAERGGGTPHDKPLTSPSWGKGGELLLGEQPDLMSSLDSGIQSVTKSDGSSPHVDFPDEVSTSYGNEDEVSSSSDNAAASKATRSPLLGGSPKLPRGEHALLNGQKPLALSLLSTSTSTPDSYGLSSTAGAHPGTPGIEQVRTPTSTSAQEEIHPLEILQAQIQLQRQQFSISEDQPLGLKSKKGECAGQNGDSDLGSCCSEGVKGAMSTIDLDSLMAEHNSTWYLPGEKALMEGQEEDKPMAPWEKPKPTNPSKEAHDLPPSKTSATAQTGSHLQCLSVHCTDDVGEAKGRTAVPTWRSLHSDISNRFGTFVAALT from the exons ATGTTCGGGCTGGAGCAGTTCGAGCCGCAGAGCGGCGGCCGGAGCGGCGGGCAGGCGGCGGAGCGGGGCTTCGGCCAGCCGGGACTGAGCATGAGCGCGCACTTCAAGGCGCCGGCGTTCCCCGCCGACCCGGCTCTGGGGGCGCTGGGCGAGCCGCCCCTGCTGGGCGTCAACATGAGCCTGCCCGGCGACGCGTACGGCTTCGGCAGCCGCGGCCCCGCCGAGCTGCACGGCGGCGCGGGAGCCCCGGGAGCCCCGGCAGCagcgggaggaggaggcggcggcggcggcggcggcggcgcgggcaTGCAGCCCGGGGTGCACGGCTTCTTCGGCGGGCAGCAGGCGCACGGCGGCGCCCTGCacccccaccagcaccccccGCCCTTCGGCGGCGGCTTCGGGCCGGACCCCGGCGCGTCCTGCGTGCACGGCGGGCGCCTGCTGGGCTACGGCGGCCAGACGGCGTTCGCCGACGGCTACGAGCACATGGCCGAGAGCCAGGGCGGAGAGGGCTTCGGGCAGCAGCGCCCCGACTTCCAGCACCACGGCGCCGGCGGCTCCAGCCACGCCGTGCCGGCCCCCTGCCTGCCCCTCGACCAGTCCCCGAACCGCGCCGCCTCCTTCCACGGGCTCCCGGCCGCCGGCTCCTCCGAGCCGCACGGGCTGGAGCAGCAGCGGCGGCTCCCGGCGCAGGGCGGCGTGGACTCGCTGGAATACAATTACCCCGGCGACGGACACTTCGAGATGCCCGTGTTCTCGCCGTCGGAGCCCGAGGGGCAGCTGCCGCACTACGGCGGCGGGAGGCAGGTGcccgcgggcggcggcggcttcgcgggggcggccgggctgCCCCGGGGCCCGGGCCTGGCCGTGGCCAAGGCGcacccgccgccgccgcagcaGCAACACGGCGTCTTCTTCGAGCGCTTCGGAGGGGCCAGGAAGATGCCGGCCGGGCTGGAGCCGGGGCCCGGCTCCCGGCACCCGCTGATGCCGCcgcagcagccgccgccgcagccgccgccggGCCTGCTGGCCAGACAGAACTCCTGCCCCCCGGCCGTCCCCAGGCAGCAGGCGGCGGAGCCCGGCGCCCCCAACCCCGGCCTGCAGGACAATGGGCCCCTGATGCAGAACCAGCACGCGCAGTTCGAATACCCCATTCACAGACTGGAGAACAGGAATATGCATCCCTACGCCGACCCCGTGTTTAATATGCAGCACCCTCCTCCGCAACAGCCGCCGAATCAAAGACTGCAGCACTTCGATGCCCCTTACGTGAGCGTCGCCAAGAGGCCGCGCTTCGACTTCCCCGGCAACCCCGGCGTCGAGCGCTGCGCGTCCTGGGCGGGCGGCATGCACGGCCCGGCCATGGAGAGCCACCTGTCCCCCACGGGCTACCCCGGGCTGCCCGCCGACTTCACCCCGCCCGCGCCCGACGCCTTCGGGGGGCCGATGGCGCACGGCCCCGAGCACCCAGCCATGGCGCAGCGCCAGAACGCGGCCCTGGTGATGAAGCAGATGGCCTCGCGCAGCCAGCAGCGCCTGCGGCcgcccagcctgcagcagctggggcacCACGGCGAGGTGGGGCCTCCGGGAGCTCTGCCCCCGCCGGCCTTCGAGCGCgagcccggcggcggcggccgcggcggcTTCGACCCCTCGACGCCACACGTGGCTCCCGACGGCGCGTGGTTCGCGGGGCCGCCGCCCGCAGAGCTGATGCCGCGGCGCATGGCGGGGCCGGGGTTGCCGGCCGAGGCGGCCGCCCAcgagctggggctgcagccggGCGGCTCCGCCGTGCTGTTCCGGCCGGGCGCCGgcgggctggggctgcaggagccgCTGCGGATGGCGGGCGAGGGGCCGGCGCAGGCTCTGCCCTCGCCGGGCATCCACCCGCCCTTCGCACCCGCCATGGGCGGCCTCTCGCAGCTGCAGTCCCCGGGCGGCGGCGTGGCCATGCCCAGCGCCCCCGCCGAGCGCCGCGGCCCCGCCGACTTCGCCGCCCAGCCCGGGTTCCCCTTCGCGGCGGCCGCCCGGCAGCCCTCGGCGCACGGGGCCGCGCCCGCGCTCAGCGCCTCGCCGGGGGCCTACCCGCCGGCCCCCTCCGAGttccccccgccgccgccgccccggcccgcCGCCAGCAAGCTGGGCGCCCTCTCGCTGGGCTCCTTCAGCAAACCCGCCAGCAAGGACAACGTCTTCGGGCAGAGCTGCCTGGCCGCCCTCTCCACCGCCTGCCAGAACATGATCGCCAGCTTGGGCGCCCCCAACCTCAACGTCACCTTCAACAAGAAGAGCCCGGCCGAGGCCAAGCGCAAGCTCAGCCAGGCCGAGCCCgacccgccgccgcccgccgccccagACTATTTCCCGGCGGGGCCgccggcgggcggcgggggtgCGGGGAAGGCGTCGGGGGCTGCCCCCCTGCTGCCCGCTGAGAGCAGCCTCTCGCCCGGCTACGCGCTGGAGCCGGCGGCCGGCGGCGAGGGGAAGGCGGGTGGCGGGCGAGGGCGGGGACGGCGGAAACGGGACAGCGGGCACGTCAGCCCCGGCACCTTCTTCGAGAAGTTCTCGGCCACGGAGGGTGGCGGGGCCGGCGTCAGCCCGGGGCAGCCGGCGGTGCCGGTGGCGGCGGGGGGCCCGCCGGGGGCCGCGGGCGCGGAGCGAGGCGGGGGGACTCCCCACGACAAGCCCCTGACCTCGCCCTCCTGGGGCAAGGGCGGCGAGCTGCTGCTGGGCGAGCAGCCTGACCTGATGTCCTCCCTGGACAGCGGCATCCAGAGCGTGACCAAGTCGGACGGCAGCTCCCCGCACGTGGACTTTCCCGACGAGGTCAGCACCAGCTACGGCAACGAGGACGAGGTGTCCTCCAGCTCAGACAACGCCGCCGCCTCCAAGGCCACGCGCAGCCCGCTGCTGGGCGGCTCGCCCAAGCTGCCCCGCGGGGAGCACGCACTTCTCAATGGACAGAAGCCCCtggccctcagcctcctcagtACATCTACCTCGACCCCCGACAGCTACGGGCTCAGCAGCACGGCGGGCGCCCACCCCGGCACGCCGGGCATCGAGCAGGTGCGGACCCCCACGAGCACCTCCGCCCAGGAGGAGATCCACCCCTTGGAGATCCTGCAGGCGCAGATCCAGCTCCAGCGGCAGCAGTTCAGCATCTCGGAAGACCAGCCCTTGGGGCTGAAGAGCAAGAAGGGCGAGTGCGCGGGGCAGAACGGGGACAGTGAcctgggcagctgctgctcgGAGGGCGTCAAGGGCGCCATGAGCACCATCGACCTGGACTCCCTGATGGCGGAGCACAACTCCACCTGGTACCTGCCTGGCGAGAAGGCCCTgatggaggggcaggaggaggacaaGCCTATGGCACCCTGGGAGAAGCCCAAGCCCACGAACCCCAGCAAAGAAG CCCACGACCTTCCCCCGAGCAAGACCTCGGCCACGGCGCAGACCGGCAGCCACCTGCAGTGCCTCTCGGTCCACTGCACGGACGACGTGGGCGAGGCGAAGGGCCGGACTGCGGTGCCGACGTGGAGGTCCCTGCACTCGGACATCTCCAACAGATTTGGGACTTTTGTGGCCGCCCTGACttga